Proteins found in one Stigmatella aurantiaca genomic segment:
- a CDS encoding siderophore-interacting protein has product MMTQPERAPRRVPFPIKFRTLEVLRVATVTPHMVRITLGGKELEGFQTPAADDHVRLIFPAPGESKPLLPTMGPHGPVFPEGKPRPASRDYTPRRYDAAAGELDIDFVVHGSGPGTTWATHAKPGDFVGVGGPRSSMIVPSDFDWYLLAGDSTALPAIGRWLEELPPSAHAIVFIEVSDASEEQRFNTRARVELTWLHRHGAAPGSTNQLEKAIRALQFPPGDYFVWLAGEANSLRPLREHIYNERGTHKKWVSATGYWKRDTADHHEPHD; this is encoded by the coding sequence ATGATGACCCAGCCTGAACGGGCACCCCGCCGCGTGCCCTTCCCCATCAAGTTCCGGACGCTCGAAGTCCTCCGGGTGGCCACCGTCACCCCGCACATGGTGCGTATCACCCTCGGAGGCAAAGAGCTGGAAGGCTTCCAGACACCGGCGGCGGACGACCACGTGCGGCTCATCTTCCCCGCCCCCGGCGAGAGCAAGCCGCTCCTGCCCACCATGGGTCCTCACGGGCCTGTCTTTCCAGAGGGCAAGCCCCGCCCCGCCTCGCGGGACTACACGCCGCGGCGCTATGACGCCGCCGCGGGCGAGCTGGACATCGACTTCGTGGTGCATGGCTCGGGACCTGGGACGACCTGGGCCACCCACGCCAAGCCCGGGGACTTCGTCGGCGTGGGAGGCCCCCGCAGCTCGATGATCGTCCCCTCGGACTTCGACTGGTACCTGCTCGCGGGCGATTCGACCGCGCTGCCAGCCATTGGCCGCTGGCTGGAGGAGCTGCCCCCCAGCGCCCACGCGATTGTCTTCATCGAGGTCAGCGATGCCTCCGAGGAGCAGCGGTTCAACACCCGCGCCCGCGTGGAGCTGACGTGGCTGCACCGCCATGGCGCGGCCCCCGGGAGCACGAACCAGTTGGAGAAAGCCATCCGCGCGCTGCAGTTTCCTCCCGGGGACTATTTCGTGTGGCTGGCCGGTGAAGCCAACTCCCTGCGGCCCCTCCGTGAGCACATCTACAACGAGCGTGGCACCCACAAGAAATGGGTCAGCGCGACCGGCTACTGGAAGCGGGACACCGCCGACCACCACGAGCCCCACGACTGA
- a CDS encoding 2,3-dihydro-2,3-dihydroxybenzoate dehydrogenase, whose amino-acid sequence METTTKVALVTGAAQGIGAAVVRALADTVRVAALDVQAEKLSALVSDLGPRWEHVRAFGVDVRDSAAVEAVVERVERELGPIGILVNVAGVLRPGPAIALSDEDWETTFAVNTQGVFHVSRAVARRMVPRKGGVIVTVASNASGTPRMNMAAYAASKAASAMFTKCLGLELAQHNIRCNIVSPGSTDTAMQRALWTDERGGEATIQGSLETFRLGIPLRRLATPADIADAVVFLTSDQARHITLHDLCVDGGATLGV is encoded by the coding sequence ATGGAAACGACCACCAAGGTGGCCCTGGTCACGGGCGCGGCACAGGGGATCGGTGCAGCGGTCGTCCGCGCTCTGGCGGACACCGTGCGGGTCGCCGCGCTCGATGTTCAGGCGGAGAAGCTCTCCGCGCTGGTCTCGGACCTGGGGCCGCGCTGGGAGCACGTCCGCGCCTTCGGGGTGGATGTGCGTGACAGCGCCGCGGTCGAGGCGGTGGTCGAGCGCGTCGAGCGCGAGCTGGGCCCCATTGGCATCCTGGTCAACGTGGCGGGTGTGCTGCGGCCGGGCCCCGCCATCGCGCTCAGCGATGAGGACTGGGAGACGACCTTCGCGGTCAACACCCAGGGGGTGTTTCACGTCTCGCGCGCCGTGGCGCGGCGCATGGTGCCGCGCAAGGGCGGCGTGATTGTCACCGTGGCGTCGAATGCCTCGGGAACCCCCCGGATGAACATGGCCGCCTACGCGGCCTCCAAGGCTGCTTCCGCCATGTTCACCAAGTGCCTGGGACTCGAGCTGGCCCAGCACAACATCCGCTGCAACATCGTGTCCCCGGGCTCCACCGACACGGCCATGCAGCGCGCGCTCTGGACGGATGAGCGGGGCGGTGAGGCCACCATCCAGGGCTCCCTGGAGACCTTCCGCTTGGGCATCCCCCTGCGCCGGCTGGCCACCCCCGCCGACATCGCCGATGCCGTGGTGTTCCTCACCTCCGACCAGGCCCGCCACATCACCCTGCACGACCTGTGCGTCGATGGTGGCGCGACGCTGGGCGTCTAG